The sequence CTTTAACTATGTTATGACTAAGTTGTTATGTTATATTAGTGTTGTAATATTGTTATTAGATTTGTCTCGTTTTAGGTGAATGATAATTATATGACATAATACCAATTGAAATGAAATCCACTAAGCCAACACTCAAGACAAACAAAGTTCTTAACATAACCACATAATAAGTCTAACATTAGATAAGATTCAAAGACTTAACAGAACAAACCTAGTAGTACTTATACAAGTCttaacagaacaaaaaaaaagacttgtaACCGAAACTGGAAATAGATAGGGAATACAAAGCAAAGTTCTTATTTTTAGCACATCCATAGTAAGAACTTGAGATTTGAGAATCTCATGGACGAGAGGTAGAGGTTATAATCCTCTTAAGCTTAGCAATCTCTTCAGCCATGTCATTCACCTCCATCCTTAGGCGCCTCACTTCATCCTCAACACCAAAAGCCCATGGCTGACGAAAGTGCATCCCATCGTCCTACACAGTTTCACGCATAGTATAACTCAGTTTTACCCAGAGTATAACTAGGTTTCACTTAGTAGGATTAAAACAGTTTTACCCAGAGTATAACTAGGTTTCACTCAGTATAACTAAGTCTCACTAAGTTTAATTAAATTAGTTTATACCCAGAGTATAACTAAGTTTAACTTAGTTCTACAAAGAAGGAAATTACCTCATAATTCTTGCAGGTGAAGTACCTACTCCCAGGCAAGGTATCGAAATCGTGGCGATACTTAGGATTTGGAGAAACATCTGTCTTGATTTCACCGCCACATGGACAACGGGTAGGAATTCCATACTGGGCATCGCAAATGTAGCCTAACATGTCGTAGTGTTTCTTGTGTTTCTTCATGTCCTTCATCTCTTGGTACGGGTGAGTCATCGTCAGTAGAGGGAATTTTGAAATAGATAAGATGAGGGAGGGAAGAGTGTGAGGAgtgtgaggaggaggaggagtggaGTAGATAAGATGAGGAAGGGAGGTCGGTAGATATCAACGAGATGAGAAGAGAGTAAGTCTTATCTATTTCAGGTGAGAGAGGAGAGGATTTGTctcagaggagagagagagagagaaataatTGACTAAAGTGAGACAGAGCACAGTAGACGAGACGAGACGGAGAGCAGAGAGGGAGTCTACTTTTTGACCGAAATAATTGAGATTTTTGGAATATTATCGATTAGGCGcgaaattttttttagtttcccCCCCCAAAATATTTGCTCATAGTTATACTGAAGTTTCAGGTGTTACCAAATTTCTTCATAGTTCTATTTTTCATGATTTCaacattttttagttttacgtataatttaaattggttaaGAAGGTTTTACTTGTTATTTTCCCTTATTACCATTCAAGTTTAACTGATAATTGCAAGAATATTTTCGAAAGCAGGAAAATTGTAGAATAGTCCTTTGTAAGCTGTTCTTGTTAAGAAAATGAACTTGGAAAGACTATACAATGCATAATAGAAAATGTGTTGACGATGAAttagtttagtttttttcaCTAATATAATTTCAGGAGGAGTTTCTGTTGATGAATTAGGGGAGTAGTGAAGTGAATGTGTTTGTGCATTAACAATTTTGTGTTGGATTAGAGGGGATGATGTCAAGTAAATATCTGTTATTTACGATCATAGTAACACCTTGTTTTACTAGTTTTCCGTGGTTTTCCATAGTTGCAACATAAGTTCGACAGTGCACAAACTTAGAAAATACATAGGTTCCAATACAGGGAAACATAAGTAAGTAAACTTAGAATAAAACTTTCTCACACCATTAAACATAGAGATTTTGAAAGTCTCTAACGATTTCCTCTTCTTGTTGGATCCTCTCCAAATTAATTGTGAGTTCTGCAATGGTTTGGTTTAATTGCTCGATCACCCTACTCTTCTCTTGGATCTCATCTCGGGCTTCAATCAAAGCCATTTTTTGCCATTCTGTACCATCCTCTACATCAAACCATTTGAAGTAGTTGCATCCATTTTTCTCCTGCCAAAAATTCCATTGTaaataatttctttatttttcaatcTTGGATCACAATTTCTATCATCAGCTGGGATACCTTATAACGCGAACAGCCATAAAATCGTCGCCCCGGGTTCTTGTCTGTCCAAGCTTGTCTTATTTCGGCATCTAAGCAACATAAACATAATTTTCTTGCAGAATTTTCCCTTCTCCTCGACGAACCCGAACCATCTCCTTGCATCTTCGATATTTTGTCCTCAGAAAGTAAGCAGAAGAGTCTCGAGAGAGAAAAGTgagtgaagagagagagagagaagatggagaatttatatcatttattgGATATATAAAAAACCAAATTCGGGTATATTCAGGAACAATTATACTTAGTTATACCAAGGTTCTCAGTAGTTGTCCAAACCCGATTAAaattaacaacaacaacattccAAGTTCAACATAGCAAAAGCAACATAGCAAAAGCAACATTCCAAGATTTAGTTTGTTTCACTTGGAGGATTAGAACGCATTCCAAACAACAGccaattaaaaccaaaatttgTCCTCGCTCGCCTTATGTTTTGTGTCCTTTTACGCCGTTCTCCAACTCATGGATTCCTATTAACCTTTTTCCTTCCCTTCCTTGTCAGCTTTTTCGGAGGTATGATCTGGAGCTCTTTCATGTGATCTGGTACAATCCATTCAGACTTGTCCGGCACAGAATAAATGGTCCTGTAATAAGCCATTGCCCAAAGTTCTGTCCAGTAATACTTTGAGCACAACTGATGATACTCTATGTTGACCTCACGTCGACGACCATTAGCAGCAGGAACCTCAAGGAAATATAAGTAAGCAGCAAGTCCGTGAAGACAAGGATACTTTTCATAATCAAATACCTTGCAGCTACACGACTTCGCTATCAAATTCACCAAATAAACCTTCCCATTGTCAGTGTCGGTAACCTCGTACTCAAGATCATAACTATTGAGCTCACGCACTGGCGTTTTCTCAGCTTTGCCCCATAAGTTGTGCAAATGGATCTCAACCAGAGGAACCAGTTTGGTATCAAGTGATCCAGACACGGCGTCCTTCCGATGTTCATTAAACCAGTCAGATATTTTTTTGATGATTGTATCCAACAATGGTATCAAGGCATACCTCCTTGCGTCCCTAAACGCGCTATTCATCGACTCCACACTGTTGCTAGTGTCCAAGTTGTATCTACAACCTGGAAAGTAGACCCTAGCCCATGTTTCTCTGTTAGTGTTCTCCTCCAAATACTTGCAGGCTGAAGGATATCTCACCTTAAAAGATGCATAAGCAGCCTCGAACTCAGGCACTGTGTAATACCTAGCCAACTCCATAAATCTCCATGGCACTACGGCTTTGATGGTGTTACAAGCATGGTTTCTCACATTCTGAGGTAGATGCCATATACAATGGCCATGGTGAGATTGTGGATACACATTAGCTACAGCAGTGATGAGGCTCTGATTTCTATCGCTCATAAAAACTATTTCAGAAGAGTCCGGTATAACAGTTTTGAGCATCTCGAAAAACCAAGTCCAACTAGCATTATTCTCACCGTCAAGTACCGCAAACGCGAGGGGATAATGGTGACGATTAGGATCTTGAGCTTTAGCAAATACTAGTACCCCACCATATCCGTTCTTCAAAAATGTAGCATCCACAAGAATCACTTTCCTCATGGCCTTAAACCCTTCAATGCAAGCTCCTAAAGCTATGAAAAGGTACTTGAACTTACCTGCCTCATCCAACTTCACCTCTGTTGTTGTTCCGGAATTAACCTGCTCTAACATGTACAAGTAGCTAGGCAACATCTTGTAGCTGTCTTCTGAATTACCACGCAACTCACGCATAGCTAGATTTTTCCCTCTCAAGGCTGTGGAGTAAGATACCGATACACCCAGCCTTAACTTAATTAAGTCTATGATATCTCTCGGAACAGGAGTCATCAGTTTTCCAGGATATTCCTCATTCAAAAAAGTTGCAACTAATTCTGCAGATCCTTTCCTCTTGCTGTTGCAGCTATTACTTTGATTAGTCCGAGAGCATGTATGCACACCCCAGTACCTCCTAATAGAAAAAATTTCCGTCTCTCGAATCCTCGCAGCTCGCAATCCCCATTTACAGTTTGCTTCACAACATTTTAACACCAACCGTTTTCGATCAGATTTTTTAATAACATAACGAAAGCTGCAACCAAATGCAGCTCTATCCACCACCTCTTGAAGTGATCTCTTGTTTGGAAATTCCTGCAGAAGGTACAGACCCATAGCATCTCCCCATTCCTCTATAACTTGACTACATTTTACTAAAGGTAGCTGCTCAACATACATATTACCACTGCCATCCATATTAGCTGTGGTGTCCTTCTCAGGAGCGGTTTCTGTCTCAGCTGCAGTTTCAGTCTCAGCTGCAGTTTCCGTCTCAGCTGCAGTTTCCGTCTCAGCTGCGGTTTCTGTCTCAGCTGCAGTTTCCGTCTCAGCTGCGGTTTCTGTCTCACCGTCTGTTTCCATAAAATCATCATGTCTTCTTTCGTCATCATTCTCTACCTCTATCTGCTTCTTCTGTTGATCTGCCTCCCCGTTTTCTACGTACAGAATCAGGGCTTTAGGTCCGACTTCATCATCATTTCCCTGCAATGCTTGGTAATTCATACCAACAGAACTTTTGCACACTCTTGACACCACCTCTAACTGATCTGATACACTCGTCTCCTCCACTAACAAAAGACTATTGGTCTACGGTTGTCTTTAATCAATTGTTATTAGGTAAACAAACAAATCTTCATCATCACAAATAGTTAGCTCTGCCTCACATCCAACCACCATCGGCATGTACTCTCAGCACCAGTTTTACATTCCTTTCATTCAACGACAACTTCTTATACAACCTTTCTTCAGCAGCATTGCCAAGTTATATCATCCACTGTTGTCTTCATGGTTTACACTATAGACTCGATCTTTGAATTTGAAATGTATGCTCACGTGTTTCGACATTGTATCCTGCAAAAACAACAAATTCAAGTCACGGTTATACTAGTGTTATCTAGTTATCTATAGTTATACGTATTATACTTCAATTATCAGTTCTACTAGTTTTACCAAGTTATGCTTCAACTACATATCAAATTGAGGTTTCAGGTACTATAAGCTCAAGAacctcaactcaactcaactcaactcaactcaaTTCCATAGAGGCAActcaaatcaatcaaccaaccatatGCTTTAATTAATTCACATTTCCAATTACACACcctaaaaacaatttttatccAATGCAGCTTGGGGAGGAGAACAACTAACCTGCATTCGCCGGAGAATCCAACGATCGAGCTTTCTGGGGAGCTGAGAGATTTCTCGGGAGCTGCGAATGAATTCGACGAGCTGGAATCGATCGAGCTTGGGGCGGACTCACGATGGGGATTTCTCGctttaatttcatattttttgttttattttattttttatctatttaattGACATTGAATCAGAATCATATAACCAAACCGCCCAATCTATAAACCCGCCATAACCAAAACCGAAATTTGTGCCGAACCAGAACCAGAACCCCTCCTCTCAACCCGACATCTCCGATTCCCTCAATTTTcgatttttccatttttttatttcaccCACGGAAGGGTATAAACGACATTTCGCGACTCATTAATGAATGAGGGGCATAGGTGGTTGATAGAGCCCATAGGAGATTTTCGAACTCACGTTTAGGGGCTCCAGAGGAGATGCCTCCTTCCTCATTGTTAATGTAAACAAAACGCTACTTCACCAGAGACCTATCAAGATCCCAACTCAAATTTGAATAATTTGGACAATCTGAGATCAAACATTAAGAACTTTTAATTTCTATAACCACACTAAATGAGcagaaatgaagaagaagatctttCGTTTAAAAAGAAGATTTTCAAAACTCATATCAGATTAAAGGGATACGTTACCTTATGGAAGGCTCAAATTTCGCCGAAGATCTGATAATTCTTTCGTTTCTGCTTTGTTAATTAAATGTGAATTGTAAAAAAGTTGTGATACACAGCAGCACAGACAGAGACCCCACACACACTAAAGAGTTTGTGATAGGTCCCTTGCCAAGAGATATCTATTGTTGATCTAGAAACATGGATTTGATACCAATTAAGGTCCCTCTTCAAATCAAAGAGAATTTGCCAAAGGACAAACTAAGAACACACACTTTTCTTTGGGTAGTTAGACTACCTCTTTTTAGGTTTTTCATTCATATAAATAGCAAAGCGTACATGAAGCAAAGAAATGGAAAGTGGAGCACCAACTCCTAACAAACATGAAATGGGAAACGTGACATGAAGATTGGTTCCTATAGTTAAGGAAGACCACttcttttattaataaaactagAAAATAAATGAGTCGTGAGACTCCTTCATGCGAGATTCTTGCCCTTTGGTTGACGTCGTCTAGCTGATCTCGTACTTGCCACCTCAGCACGTGCTTGACTTCTAGTATCCTATCAATACCCCGGTGGTCTAAAAGAACCTTGTCCTCAAGGTTCATGTGCATTGAGGAAAACTTCACTTGAATTGATTCTCTTCCTCCCCGGTTGATTCTTCTAGTTGTGATGTTTTTCAACGCACTACGGCTTCCAAGACCAAGCTGTCTCCATGGTTCGttattaacaataatttttttgaataaaaagagtttttgtttttgagtgaaaaagaaatataaaatcctttttttttttttgaaatcgaAAACAATGGAAGAATTATAGATATTAATCCATACAAAAGAAAGGATGTTGAACTTGATCAACAAACCCGAGTAGAAAATGgtgaaaaaaaaagcaatgaaAAGAACAATAGCTGGATAGATCTCGATAAACGTTGATTCCGTAGAATGGCCATTCGTCAAGGTTTCTTGATAATCATTGATTTATAGAGAATACTGATAACAAGTAAGATggaaaaatattaagtttttgatACCACAAAGTGGTCCGgatcaaaaacaaaacatgctctgataccaattgatAGGTTCCTTGACAAGAGATATCTATTGTTGATCTAGAAACATGGATTTGATACCAATTAAGGTCCCTCTTCAAATCAAAGAGAATTTGCCAAAGGACAAACTAAGAACACACACTTTTCTTTGGGTAGTTAGACTACCTCTTTTTAGGTTTTTCATTCATATAAATAGCAAAGCGTACATGAAGCAAAGAAATGGAAAGTGGAGCACCAACTCCTAACAAACATGAAATGGGAAACGTGACATGAAGATTGGTTCCTATAGTTAAGGAAGACCACttcttttattaataaaactagAAAATAAATGAGTCGTGAGACTCCTTCATGCGAGATTCTTGCCCTTTGGTTGACGTCGTCTAGCTGATCTCGTACTTGCCACCTCAGCACGTGCTTGACTTCTAGTATCCTATCAGTTTGCCTCT comes from Brassica rapa cultivar Chiifu-401-42 chromosome A02, CAAS_Brap_v3.01, whole genome shotgun sequence and encodes:
- the LOC103853593 gene encoding protein FAR-RED ELONGATED HYPOCOTYL 3-like, whose amino-acid sequence is MNYQALQGNDDEVGPKALILYVENGEADQQKKQIEVENDDERRHDDFMETDGETETAAETETAAETETAAETETAAETETAAETETAAETETAPEKDTTANMDGSGNMYVEQLPLVKCSQVIEEWGDAMGLYLLQEFPNKRSLQEVVDRAAFGCSFRYVIKKSDRKRLVLKCCEANCKWGLRAARIRETEIFSIRRYWGVHTCSRTNQSNSCNSKRKGSAELVATFLNEEYPGKLMTPVPRDIIDLIKLRLGVSVSYSTALRGKNLAMRELRGNSEDSYKMLPSYLYMLEQVNSGTTTEVKLDEAGKFKYLFIALGACIEGFKAMRKVILVDATFLKNGYGGVLVFAKAQDPNRHHYPLAFAVLDGENNASWTWFFEMLKTVIPDSSEIVFMSDRNQSLITAVANVYPQSHHGHCIWHLPQNVRNHACNTIKAVVPWRFMELARYYTVPEFEAAYASFKVRYPSACKYLEENTNRETWARVYFPGCRYNLDTSNSVESMNSAFRDARRYALIPLLDTIIKKISDWFNEHRKDAVSGSLDTKLVPLVEIHLHNLWGKAEKTPVRELNSYDLEYEVTDTDNGKVYLVNLIAKSCSCKVFDYEKYPCLHGLAAYLYFLEVPAANGRRREVNIEYHQLCSKYYWTELWAMAYYRTIYSVPDKSEWIVPDHMKELQIIPPKKLTRKGRKKVNRNP